The genomic stretch ATCGCTCCGCCTGCGCGGGTTGAGCCGGTGAAACTGACCTTGGCAATATCTGGGTGGCCGGTGATGGCCGCGCCGGTGGTTTGGCCGTCGCCCAGAACGATATTGATCAACCCGGCAGGAATACCCGCACACACAGCCAGTTCAGCCATGTACAGGGTCGAAAATGGCGTCATCTCGGAAGGTTTCAAAACCACCGCGTTTCCGGCGGCCAAAGCCGGGGCCAGCTTCCAGCCCGCCATTGAAATCGGATAGTTCCAGGGGGTGATTGCCCCAACAACCCCATAGGGTTCATGGGAGATAAAGCCCAGCTGCCCGGCAGAGGTCGGGGCCAGATCGCCCCCTTCCTTGTCGGCAAATTCGGCAAAAAACCTGATCTGTGTTGCGGTGATCAAGACATCACCCACGGCTGCTTGTCCCACAGGCCGGGTGGAACAGACCGCTTCCAGTTTGGCCAGTGTTTCGGCTTCGGCCTCAATAAGGTCAGCCCAGGCCTGCAGCGCGCGAAGACGGTCGCGCGGGGCACATGTCGCCCAACCCGAGGTGCGCAGCGCTTGTTTTGCCGTCTCAACAGCCTGATCGACGATGGCGGCATCCGCCCTGGCGATGCCTGCCAGGCTGCGGCCATCGGAGGGAGCTGTCACCGCAATCTCTGCCGCTGCCGGGACATAGGCGTTTCCGATGTAGTGCCCTGTGGGCAGGGTCAATGTGCTGGGATCAAATGAACGTTTCATGGGCGCCGATCGTGATTGGATTTGTGCTCAATCTAAGCCTTGGGGTTCGGCAAGAAGGGCCGAAATCCCGCAAAATGCGGCACAATATTTTCCTTACTGCGGGTCTTTCACGCTTTCGCTCTGGAGAGCGGCTGAAACCGGTAGCGGGCGCAGCGGCGGTTGCGCCCGCAAGCGCCCGATTTTTGCAGGCCCCACCTGGCCCATTTCTGCAAGAATGCGCCCCGCAGCAAACTGGCAATAGCGCCCCTGACAGCGCCCCATGCCAATCCGACACTGGGATTTGACCCGATTGATTTCTGGCCCAACCCGCCGCGCCGCAGCCTGAATGTCGCCAAGCTCCACCCCTTCGCATCGGCAAATCACCGTATCAGACGGCAGTTGTGAAATAAGCTCCTGTGGCACCTGAAAAGCCTGCGCCAGACCAGCGGCAAACCGTTGCATCCGGGCATAGCGTCGGTGCACGCGCTTGCGCGGGTTGCAGGCACGCCCCATGTCCTCCAGACAGGCGGTTGCGGCGATCTGTCCGGCACATTCTGCGGCATCAGCCCCCAGAATGCGCAGCCCGTCCCCAGCCAGATAGACGCCATTGCCAAGGCGCCCGGCAGGATCACTTGCCGGCAGCCACTGTGACCATTCAGGTGACCAGCAGAAATTTGCCCCAGCCAGATCCGCAAGCTGTGTATCGGCCATAAGGTGCCAGCCCAGCCCCACCCCGTCGCAGGCTGTTCTACGGTCCTGACCTCTGTGATCTTGCCAGCCGATTTGGGTCGGTCCGGCCTCATTTGTTGTGATCTGCAAGTTGCGCACGCCGGCCTGGTAGCGTCGCCCCAGTATTGCCCGCAGGTAGGCCCCGCGGAGCGTCACGATGGGGCGCGCCCTGGCCATAGCCCAGGCTCCCTTAACCTGTTGTCGCATCGGGGCCGTATCCAACACCGCTGCCACCTCGGCCCCCGCCCGGATCAGTTGCGCCGCCACCAAGGTCAGCAATGGGCCGGTGCCGGCCAGAACCAGCCGCCGCCCCAGGGCGATCTCTTGTGTTTTTAGGGCAATTTGCATGGCCCCCAAGGAAAACACACCAGCCGATTGCCATCCCGGAACCGGCAGCAAACGGTCGCCCGCGCCGGTGCACAAAATAAGGTTCTCATAGCCTATGACCTTGATACCATCCTGTGTCAGGACTTGCGCAGACTGATGGGCGATGGCTGTGACCGAGCTTTGGGACAGATGGGTCACCTGTCCATGTGACACCATCTGGTCAAAGCAGTTATGCAGTGCCAATGCCTTACCCGCTTCCGACCCATACCGGTCCTTGGCACTGCGCGACGCTGTGCTAGCAGGGCGTCGGTAAATTTGCCCCCCCGCCTGGCTGGCCTCGTCCACCACTATCGGATGCAAACCTGCGGCTACGCAGGTTTGCGCCGCGCGAATTCCGGCAGGCCCAGCGCCTACGATGAGAACACCAGTGCTTAACGCCTCTGTCATGACAGCCATCCATCAGGGGCTTTTGACCTCAGCCGCAAGCCCGCGTGCAGTTGAGTTGAGCAGGCCCGCAAGCGGGCTCCCTCTTCTCGCCAGACCCAGCAGTCCTGGCAGGCCCCCATCAGGCAAAACCCGGCACGTTGTTCTGGCCCGAACTCAGCCGCGCGCAACGCGCCCCTGTTGGACAATATCGCGGTGAGGATGGTATCCCCCTGCTGGCCGGACAGCGGCTGCCCATCGAACAGAAACTCGATTTTAGGCCGTGTGATCGCTGTCAGACGTTGCACGCGGGCCGTCATGCGTCACCCGGCTGTGTATCTCGTGCCAGCAGTGCCGCAAGTTCAGGGAAACGCGTGCAAATCTCGCCCAGCGCCGCCTCTACCCCCTCGGCGCCCTTGCGGTCTGTCATCCGCGCAAAGACCTCGGTTTTGGTGAAGAACCGCCAGTGAATAGGCAGTTTGCCCAGGGTCGTGTTCAAGACCTCATAGGCGGCATCGCTCCACTGGGTCTCATAGGCGGTCCGCTCCGCTCCATAGTCGAACATGCTGTCCCGCAACGGGCGTTTCTTACGCAGGGCCTGTGTCTGTTTCTGATCAACGATACCATTGTCGATGACGACACCGTAGTCATGGGCCGCCGCCTCTTGCGAGACATAGCCACAGGCGACATCGCGCGCCACGCGCTCAGGGGCGCGCAGGTATGGATCACCTCGTCCGCCACCGCCGGCAGAGCGGATCATCAATACGTCACCGGGTTGCAGCACGGCTGTATCACGGTTGCCCAGATCCGTTTCTGCAGGCTGACCGGGGTTCAATACCATATGCGCCAGGCCCGCAGATTGCCCGCCCAGGGTGCCCCATGGCCGGAACTTTGAACGATCCCGATTGCGCGCTGTAATCCGGGTGTCGGGCGCAAAGACGCGAAACGAGAGCTCCGTCGCCAGCCCGCCGCGCCATTGCCCTGCCCCGCCGGTATCCTGCGCGAGACCATAGCGTAGCACCTCTACGGGGACCTCGGTTTCGGTTATCTCGATCGGTGTGTTCTTGAGATAGGCCGCATCCGCGCCAGACCCGTTGGTCCCATCGCGATGAGGCATCCCGCCACCGCCGCCCACAACCGGGTTCACCGCTGCAATCACCGTTTTTTGGTGACGCTCGTCCCGTGTCATCACATTCACGATGCAATTGTTGCCTGCAGGGGCTGCGGGCATTTTATCGGGAATGGCCTGGGCAAAGGCTCCAAAAATGACCGACCGCAGCCGGGCACAGGTCAGGGACCGCATCCCTACCGCAGCCGGCGCAACCGGATTCAGCACCGAGCCTTTGGGGGTGATGCAGGTAAAGGCGCGGGTCAGGCCCGTGTTCAACAAAATCTGCGGGTTCAGGGTGTACAGCACATAATAGACCCCCACCAACAGTATCGTATGACGAGGATCCCCACCTGAGGGTACGTTCAAAGACGAGCCCAGCTGCGGATCGGAACCGGAGAAATCGAGAACCGCCTGATCCCCCTGGATGCAGAGTTTCAGGTGCAAGCGGCATGGATTGCCCGCATCGCTGTCTTCGTCGGCGTAGTCCGCAAAGATGTATTCCCCGTCCGGCGTCGCCCGTAGAATGGCCCGCGCTTCGGCTTCGGCCTGGTCCATCAACTGCGACACCCCATCGACAAAGCCGGTTTTGCCAAACCTTTGGATCATCGCCTGCACCTTGCGTTCACCGGTGTTCAAAGCCCCGACAAGCGCCTTGATGTCGCCAATGTTCAGCCCTGGCTTACGCACATTGGTTTCCATGATCCGCATCACCGTCTCATCAAACTGGCCTTCTTGCACCAGCTTCATCGGGGGGAAGCGCAGACCTTCCTGGTGGACCTCTGTCAGCGACCGGCTAAGGGAGGCAGGCACAGCGCCCCCCATGTCGGTGTTGTGAATATGCCCCCCCGTCCAGGCAACGATTTCACCGTCGCTGAACACCGGCTTCCAAAGATGGGTGTCGGGGGCATGTGTTGCGACGTGGCCGGAATAGGGATCATTGGTAAAGGCGACATCGCCCGGTCGATAGTCCGACACCATATCAATCGCACGGCCATAGGTCAGACCCGGATACCAGGTCGCCCCCAGGTCCATTGGCACAGCAAAGGTATCCCCGCGCCGATCCATCAGCATGACGGTAAAGTCCTGCGTTTCTTTTACAAATGCCGAATGCGCTGTGCGGTGCAGGGT from Phaeobacter sp. G2 encodes the following:
- a CDS encoding hydantoinase B/oxoprolinase family protein — encoded protein: MTDKMTLRVLANHARAAAENMAHTLHRTAHSAFVKETQDFTVMLMDRRGDTFAVPMDLGATWYPGLTYGRAIDMVSDYRPGDVAFTNDPYSGHVATHAPDTHLWKPVFSDGEIVAWTGGHIHNTDMGGAVPASLSRSLTEVHQEGLRFPPMKLVQEGQFDETVMRIMETNVRKPGLNIGDIKALVGALNTGERKVQAMIQRFGKTGFVDGVSQLMDQAEAEARAILRATPDGEYIFADYADEDSDAGNPCRLHLKLCIQGDQAVLDFSGSDPQLGSSLNVPSGGDPRHTILLVGVYYVLYTLNPQILLNTGLTRAFTCITPKGSVLNPVAPAAVGMRSLTCARLRSVIFGAFAQAIPDKMPAAPAGNNCIVNVMTRDERHQKTVIAAVNPVVGGGGGMPHRDGTNGSGADAAYLKNTPIEITETEVPVEVLRYGLAQDTGGAGQWRGGLATELSFRVFAPDTRITARNRDRSKFRPWGTLGGQSAGLAHMVLNPGQPAETDLGNRDTAVLQPGDVLMIRSAGGGGRGDPYLRAPERVARDVACGYVSQEAAAHDYGVVIDNGIVDQKQTQALRKKRPLRDSMFDYGAERTAYETQWSDAAYEVLNTTLGKLPIHWRFFTKTEVFARMTDRKGAEGVEAALGEICTRFPELAALLARDTQPGDA
- a CDS encoding aldehyde dehydrogenase family protein — translated: MKRSFDPSTLTLPTGHYIGNAYVPAAAEIAVTAPSDGRSLAGIARADAAIVDQAVETAKQALRTSGWATCAPRDRLRALQAWADLIEAEAETLAKLEAVCSTRPVGQAAVGDVLITATQIRFFAEFADKEGGDLAPTSAGQLGFISHEPYGVVGAITPWNYPISMAGWKLAPALAAGNAVVLKPSEMTPFSTLYMAELAVCAGIPAGLINIVLGDGQTTGAAITGHPDIAKVSFTGSTRAGGAIMENIAKTGVKPMTLELGGKSPQIVFADADLELVADCLARGILPNAGQTCVAGTRLIVHRDIADALAQKLILAFAQEKPAATWEDPAGFSPIISSQQLQRIDSIVQAAKSEGAELLCGGKAFDRKGSFYQPTIIAGVTDSNPAVTEEIFGPVVTLQTFASEEEALTLGNHPTYGLCAGVYTRDLSRALRVTKSLEAGTVWVNRYGRSQDHILPTGGWKASGLGKDLGREAFLANRRSKSVLIDL
- a CDS encoding (2Fe-2S)-binding protein; the protein is MTARVQRLTAITRPKIEFLFDGQPLSGQQGDTILTAILSNRGALRAAEFGPEQRAGFCLMGACQDCWVWREEGARLRACSTQLHAGLRLRSKAPDGWLS
- a CDS encoding NAD(P)/FAD-dependent oxidoreductase; amino-acid sequence: MTEALSTGVLIVGAGPAGIRAAQTCVAAGLHPIVVDEASQAGGQIYRRPASTASRSAKDRYGSEAGKALALHNCFDQMVSHGQVTHLSQSSVTAIAHQSAQVLTQDGIKVIGYENLILCTGAGDRLLPVPGWQSAGVFSLGAMQIALKTQEIALGRRLVLAGTGPLLTLVAAQLIRAGAEVAAVLDTAPMRQQVKGAWAMARARPIVTLRGAYLRAILGRRYQAGVRNLQITTNEAGPTQIGWQDHRGQDRRTACDGVGLGWHLMADTQLADLAGANFCWSPEWSQWLPASDPAGRLGNGVYLAGDGLRILGADAAECAGQIAATACLEDMGRACNPRKRVHRRYARMQRFAAGLAQAFQVPQELISQLPSDTVICRCEGVELGDIQAAARRVGPEINRVKSQCRIGMGRCQGRYCQFAAGRILAEMGQVGPAKIGRLRAQPPLRPLPVSAALQSESVKDPQ